A genome region from Euphorbia lathyris chromosome 4, ddEupLath1.1, whole genome shotgun sequence includes the following:
- the LOC136227000 gene encoding protein RECOGNITION OF PERONOSPORA PARASITICA 7-like codes for MVDSIVSLAVERISDLLIKEAGFLSGVKEEVVHLQDELKRMQCFLEDVDRKQHDARARNFISEIRGVAYDSEDAIDTYILKTATSKRGALGFINKFLSLHHIRNQIQSIRKKIGDISTGMQTYGIQFAAENDGSNYCREEQRRLRALYPHYEEQHVISFEAIKKDVKDQLMMEDEQLRVVSIVGMGGLGKTTLANTIYKDIQIKQRFDCVSWAFISQQFFVRDVLIEILMEVAPSTLNRSDLEKMKEEELIKTLYNELKSKRYMVVLDDIWKNEAWGSLKHAFPNGKKGSKVLLTTRDRAVASYADPWSTPVEPPLLSDDEGWELLSKKAFNKDVLTERSWAPEKEILGRKMVKKSGGLPLSIVVIGGLLATKENVNEWKTVQRNINTLDNHVRSILALSYQALPFHLKPCFLCLSQFPEDWPIKKRTLIRMWIAEGFIQQQGDETMEDIAEGYLEEIVRRSMVQVSKRDHTGTGIKICRMHDLVRDLCILKAKEESFLRVVEHSEYNSSAWTFLSTAVTGQSHRLALHLHPSRYKSTTIRSLLDVQSCVPLVEKGDSRIRSLLYFAQKHKHHMTKQQAKFIFKNLRLLRVLNVENVHHNVHHIPREIGNLIHLRYLGLRGVYSRIASPIPLLSLSNLEGLYTLDLRDSRVSILSMNPDALLKLESLRHLLLNGKCVLPLKSLRNLETLKLVTAKSLTKDNAVFQLTNLRNLAVYFETGEEVEVLLKSPCVASGLLRSLKMKMPRGTSFPNLEQLSACEDLTKAVLKGKIVEHSLEFLPASLTKLILYRSELKEDSMVILEKFPNLRYLHMEDAYNGLEMVCSANGFPQLEVLVLISLLELTEWRIENGAMPCLKNLFLGRLMRLRRVPERLKFVSPLELFEFAEMTEEFEKSIEGINGVRFFPRRKR; via the coding sequence ATGGTGGATTCTATCGTTTCTTTAGCAGTTGAAAGAATTTCTGACTTGCTTATCAAAGAAGCAGGTTTTCTCAGTGGTGTAAAGGAGGAAGTCGTTCACCTGCAAGATGAACTTAAGAGGATGCAATGCTTCTTGGAAGATGTTGATCGTAAGCAACATGATGCCCGTGCTCGTAACTTCATTTCTGAAATCAGAGGTGTTGCTTATGATTCTGAGGATGCCATCGACACCTACATTCTTAAGACTGCAACAAGCAAACGAGGAGCACTTGGCTTCATCAACAAGTTCCTCTCCTTACACCATATCAGGAACCAGATCCAATCGATCCGCAAGAAAATTGGTGATATTTCTACAGGTATGCAGACCTACGGTATCCAATTTGCTGCTGAAAACGATGGATCTAATTACTGCCGTGAGGAACAACGGAGACTGAGAGCTTTATATCCCCACTATGAGGAACAACATGTTATTAGCTTTGAGGCAATTAAAAAAGATGTTAAAGATCAACTCATGATGGAAGACGAGCAACTACGTGTCGTTTCAATAGTGGGAATGGGAGGGTTGGGTAAAACTACTTTGGCTAACACAATATATAAGGACATTCAAATCAAGCAGCGATTTGATTGTGTTTCTTGGGCTTTCATATCTCAACAGTTCTTTGTAAGAGATGTACTCATTGAAATCTTGATGGAAGTTGCACCATCAACGCTAAACAGATCAGATTTGGAGAAAATGAAAGAGGAAGAGCTGATCAAAACACTATATAATGAGCTAAAGTCAAAGCGGTACATGGTGGTTCTCGATGACATTTGGAAAAATGAAGCATGGGGTAGTTTAAAACATGCTTTTCCAAACGGGAAGAAAGGAAGCAAAGTTTTACTCACAACTCGTGACAGAGCTGTTGCTTCTTATGCTGATCCGTGGAGCACTCCTGTGGAACCACCATTATTGAGTGATGATGAGGGATGGGAACTTCTTAGCAAAAAAGCATTCAACAAAGATGTTCTCACTGAGCGTAGCTGGGCACCCGAAAAAGAGATATTGGGTAGGAAGATGGTGAAAAAAAGTGGAGGATTGCCCTTATCAATTGTTGTAATTGGAGGCTTGTTGGCAACAAAGGAGAACGTGAACGAGTGGAAAACAGTGCAACGAAACATCAATACATTGGATAATCATGTTCGTAGTATATTAGCTTTGAGTTACCAGGCATTGCCGTTTCACTTGAAACCATGCTTTCTCTGTCTTTCCCAATTTCCTGAGGATTGGCCAATTAAGAAGAGGACATTAATTCGAATGTGGATTGCTGAAGGCTTCATACAGCAACAAGGAGATGAAACAATGGAAGATATAGCAGAAGGATACTTGGAAGAGATTGTTCGCAGAAGCATGGTTCAAGTGAGCAAAAGGGATCACACAGGTACTGGAATCAAAATCTGCCGGATGCATGATCTTGTGCGAGATCTATGCATATTGAAGGCAAAGGAAGAAAGCTTCCTTAGAGTTGTTGAGCATAGCGAATACAACTCGAGCGCTTGGACTTTTCTCTCAACTGCTGTGACTGGTCAGTCACATAGGTTGGCTTTGCATCTTCATCCGTCCCGATACAAAAGCACAACCATCCGTTCTCTTCTTGATGTTCAATCTTGTGTGCCGCTGGTTGAAAAAGGTGATTCCAGAATCCGTTCTCTTCTTTATTTTGCTCAAAAGCACAAGCATCATATGACAAAACAGCAagcaaaattcattttcaagaACTTGAGACTCCTTAGAGTTTTGAATGTTGAGAATGTTCATCACAATGTTCATCACATACCTAGAGAAATAGGTAACCTGATTCATCTGAGATATCTCGGATTAAGAGGTGTTTACTCAAGGATTGCATCACCAATACCATTATTATCTTTAAGCAATCTTGAGGGTTTATACACTCTTGATCTGAGAGACTCGCGAGTGTCCATTTTAAGCATGAATCCTGATGCCTTGTTGAAGTTGGAGAGTTTGAGGCATTTGTTACTTAATGGTAAGTGTGTGCTTCCACTCAAATCGTTAAGAAATCTAGAGACCCTCAAGCTTGTAACAGCTAAGAGTCTAACCAAAGACAATGCTGTGTTTCAGTTGACTAACCTTCGAAATCTAGCAGTATATTTCGAAACAGGAGAGGAAGTTGAGGTGCTCTTAAAATCTCCATGTGTTGCGTCAGGCCTTCTTCGTTCGTTAAAGATGAAAATGCCACGTGGAACTTCATTTCCAAATTTGGAACAACTGTCTGCCTGTGAAGATCTCACCAAAGCagttttaaaaggaaaaatagtaGAACATAGCCTGGAATTTCTACCAGCAAGTCTTACCAAGCTAATTCTGTACAGGTCTGAATTAAAAGAAGATTCAATGGTTATTCTAGAAAAGTTTCCTAATTTGAGGTATTTACACATGGAAGATGCTTACAATGGTTTAGAAATGGTTTGCTCTGCCAATGGATTTCCACAACTTGAAGTTCTGGTACTCATATCATTACTAGAACTGACGGAATGGAGAATAGAGAATGGTGCAATGCCGTGTCTCAAGAATTTATTCTTGGGAAGGCTGATGAGATTGCGGAGGGTCCCCGAGAGGTTGAAGTTTGTATCCCCTCTTGAGCTATTTGAATTTGCTGAAATGACCGAGGAATTCGAGAAGAGTATTGAAGGTATAAATGGAGTACGGTTTTTTCCACGGCGAAAAAGATAA